The Candidatus Desulfarcum epimagneticum genome contains a region encoding:
- a CDS encoding Crossover junction endodeoxyribonuclease RuvC, with protein sequence MNPDRNETARGHDAPGTVRIVGIDPGLAATGVGIVRGSGHRIQSCSHTSISSSPKDSLPDRLNVIFSRVRDILDAEKPHLMVIEDIFSNRAHPASGITLGKVTGVILLAGRRAGVPVLEVPAREAKKVITGNGAATKSQMELSVRRILSLKKPIRPHHAADAMGMSLMGFYRYGPAIARAAS encoded by the coding sequence GAGACTGCCCGGGGCCATGACGCCCCGGGGACAGTGAGAATTGTTGGAATCGACCCCGGACTCGCCGCCACAGGGGTGGGCATCGTCCGGGGCTCAGGCCATCGCATCCAAAGCTGCTCCCACACCTCCATCAGCTCTTCCCCCAAAGACTCCCTTCCGGATCGGCTCAACGTGATTTTTTCGCGCGTCCGGGATATCCTGGACGCGGAAAAGCCCCATCTGATGGTCATTGAAGACATATTCTCGAACCGGGCGCACCCCGCTTCGGGGATCACCCTGGGCAAGGTGACCGGCGTCATCCTTCTGGCCGGGCGCCGGGCCGGCGTGCCTGTTCTGGAAGTCCCGGCCCGGGAGGCCAAGAAGGTGATCACCGGAAACGGCGCCGCCACCAAGAGCCAGATGGAGCTTTCGGTCCGGCGCATATTGAGCCTCAAAAAACCCATTCGTCCCCACCACGCCGCGGACGCCATGGGCATGTCCCTCATGGGGTTTTACCGGTATGGCCCGGCCATCGCTCGCGCGGCGTCCTGA
- a CDS encoding Transcriptional regulator, ArsR family, translating into MKAFVRVMKALSDPNRVKMMKMLQSRPLCVCEIKEALGIAQSTASKHLKILEDADLVKSFKDGLWVNYSLSDGSDSPYSAGMIGNLKRWLENEPEIRKLNETLPGIDRFDIVGK; encoded by the coding sequence ATGAAGGCGTTTGTCAGGGTGATGAAGGCGCTGTCGGACCCCAACCGGGTCAAGATGATGAAAATGCTCCAGAGCCGCCCGCTGTGCGTCTGCGAGATCAAAGAGGCGCTGGGAATCGCCCAGTCCACGGCCAGCAAACATTTAAAAATCCTGGAAGACGCCGATCTGGTCAAAAGCTTTAAAGACGGTTTGTGGGTGAACTATTCCCTTTCCGACGGGAGCGACTCCCCTTATTCGGCGGGAATGATCGGGAACCTGAAACGCTGGCTGGAAAACGAGCCTGAAATCCGGAAATTGAATGAGACCCTTCCCGGTATTGACCGTTTCGACATTGTTGGAAAATAA